aaagtgcacaaggatgtagagtgggtcatggggactctgtgtgctaagtttggtcttgatcagtcattggcgagggtctcagtggtctcaggaagtgagtgaagttactgcaagtcccatcatccattgccaaattcttccaccccgcaccaagatgtagagtggttcatgcgggctctctgtgtaaattgtggtcctgatccatcattgttgacagtagtaatggtcttaggaagggagttcaggtattgcaagtcccatcgtccatggtgcatcctcctccaaaccgcaccaggatgtagagtgcgtcatggagactcagtgtgccaagtttggtctttatcggtaattggatgagggttgcagtggtctcaagaattgagcaaaggtactgcaagtcccataatccatggtccatcccagccaaaccacaccaggacataaggtgggtcttgagaggtctatgtgccaagtttggtcctgatcagtcactggatgaggttaacagcagtctcagaatgtgactgatggtactacaagtcccatcatccatggttcatcctcctccaaactgcagtaggatgtcgagtgggtcatgtgggctatgtgtgccaagtttggtctgtattggtaatttccTGAAACAgctcctggccttttcctttcctctctttgtcatctcggaatcttggaattgaggttggccaatcagagaccatatgcaaatttccttctcatgtccccgtttctgtcatgaactcttttctccaccaggggctcctattgaagctggccaatcagagaccatatgcaaatagcaccacagcggcagccaatcagaacgctggaacatactcctcccgccacacgtCCACCgaatacaaactttgacttttattatatgtatagatatagatagatagatatagattaaaaaacaacaaaaaattaagGTATAAACATTAAACTATTTTAGTGCTCTGTTACTTCCACACATCGAGTGAAATGGTTTgaaattgatattttaaaaaaatagaagtaCATTCCACTTGACTTGAAATGCAGGAAGCTCATTCTGGCACAAGAATCCAGAAGGGCCTTGACTCCCAATGTGACCCTCCATCCTATCAAGTCTGAGGTGTGCAGGGTTGCGAAGGCTGGCTTGGCAGGGAGAAGAGAGCTAGATTGTGGCTCTAATGCAGATaagggcaaaccttggccctccagggggtttagacttcaactcccacaattcctcacagttcaaaacccctggaggaccaaagtttgcttaTGCCTGCCTTAATGGGTCTGGAGTGCCTTTCAACTTAGTTGGCCCCTCAGAACCTGGGCCTTTGTTTCTCTAGGAGCCCCTTTGTGTATCCAGAAAGTGCCTGCTCTAGTCCTCAGTGCTGTCCGGATCCTCGGCCGAAGGCAGGTGGACCCACCGGGGTATAGGTGTTGAGGTCCGGGTTGAGGGCTTTGGAGCGCTCTAGGACCAGCGTCACAGGGCCCGGGAGAAGGTCCTGCAGCAACCCCTCCGGAACATGGACCTTGCAGAACCTGCAGAGATATAAAAAGAGAGACTCCTGGTATGAGGGCTCTGACCAAACACGACCCTGCCCCGGGGGTCATGCCTTTTGGATGGAAAGCAGGAGGCCTGAGTTGAGCCCCAGGAGACCCCCCCCTCAAGAGGGGCGGGGCGTGAAAGGGCCATGAGGAAGGGGAGGGGCCTTCCTTCTTCTCAGGCCccgcccctcccttcccctctcctggAGTGGGAACTGTGACGAAACACAAGGCTTGTaactttttcgggctgtatggcctacttttgtgactgcatttccttctacaaaccgacacgatcccttcgatcttccggaaaggcccttctctcgctcccatccTTTTAgcaagtgtgacttgtggggcccagggagagagccttctctgtggtggcccctcagctctggaatgccTGGCAGTCTTCAGAGCCTAAAAatctggctgttccggtgtgcctttgatGAATGAGCAACAATCCTTTACCTTGACCAAACCCTGGATAAAATGCCTTTcaatgcactttatctcaccctttagtgaaattaaaccccattgtttgtCACGCCTGAACCCCCCTCCAGATACACTACACTACTTATCTcacctagggtttttttttttaaaaaaatcccttgtAATTGGCCCCAACTtgttcaattattgtgattttatgttgtatcttgtgtttattttgtattgttctcttattatttttattatatttatatttgatcTATAATTGTATGTTTGTACATTTGCTTTGTTGTAACCGTTGGGCTTGGcctgtcccgagtccccttggggagatggtggcgggggatAAGTAAgttgatgttattgttattattattattttactgacacaaaaacacagtatgtcacagcaaacgacatctatatgctagatttcatatcacaaaatcacaagtcgaacacttcccaagcatctaggactgtgtgatgtatttttgaatgatgtgcgcagatccaagtaaggtggccttttgcagttgacagatcatgattttgtcaatgtttattgtttccaaatgctggctgagatcttttggcacggcacccactgcaccaatgaccactgggaccacctgtactggtttatgcctttgcaattcgattttgaggtcttgatagcggttgagtttttcctcaatgcaactgtcatctggtatggcgacattattattattattattattattattattattattattatgttccaaaagcattctctcaggacgttttgcttgcatctatggcaggcatcctcagagattgtgtcaggcctcacaacctctgaggatgcctggcatagatgcaagtgaaatgtcaggagagaatgcttctggaacatggccatacaggccaaaaaactcacagaaacccagtgattccggccatggaaggcTTTTAAGAATACATTGAAACACAAGGCCCTTCTCTAGATGACCCTGGGCTGCCCCCAGGCCCCGCCCCTTCCGCTCACCTGTGCAGGAGGTCCAGGTTCGGGAGGCAGATGGCGAGGAGCTTGCCGGGGTCGCGGCCCTTGAGGCGGTAGAGGGCCTCCAGCGCCCGGGAGTTCTCGGCCAGGCAGGCCATGCTGTAGACCGTGTCCGTGGGCAGCGCCACCAGACAGCCGCCGCGCAGGGCAGACGCCGCCAAACAGGCCGCAGACGAGGAGGCCTCCTCCGCCCCGACCACGCCTGGGGAGGAGAGAGGGTAGGAACCCCTTTTCCATCCAGGGAGACCTGCCCctacttccttcccctcccccgcCACCCACTCACCGTCTTCCCCCCGTGGAGAGAGGCGGGCCAGGCGACCTGTCACCCGCAGCATCTTCATCACCGCCGCCATCCCGTACCACATGAGGAGGACGCCGCGTCACTTTCGCCAACTCCGGGTATACACGGAAGTGCGGCCGTGCCAGCGGGTGATGTCACTTCCGGCAAGTGGAACCAGACCTGGAAGTGGGGGCTCAGCGAGGGCGTGGCCAGAGAGAGAGCGGGAGAGGGCCTCGACTTCTGCTTGGTTTCTGTCCCTTTTGGGGACCCAAGAAAGGAAGACCGGTCCCTGGGCTCAGATGGGGAGCCTTCTGCCTGGCCAGGGCTCCCTCAAAGGAGCCCTACCTTCCTCCGGGGCTGGGCAATGGTTCTAACCCTAGTCTCCAGTTCTAATCCAACACCGAAAACACACTTTACGCCTTAGTTAACACTAAGAGGGACTTCATGCCTATAGCTCAGTTAACactaaggcctcatctacactaacatataaaatccagattatctaactggattatatggcagtgtagatccagccaagcGGGAAACTGTGTCATTAGTTTATTTAACACTAAGGAAGCCATCCCCCttgtgtggcagcaggttaaacctctgagctgctgaaaggttggtagttcaaactggggagcagggtgagctcctgttgttagcctctgcttctgctaacctagcagttaaaaacatgcaaatgtgtgatCAACTGGTACCAAtcagatgggaaggtaatggtggtccatgcagtcatgctggccacatgaccttggaggtgtctaaggacaatgctggctcttcggcttagaaatgaagatcagcaccaccacccaccaccacccagagtcggacgtgactagatttaatgtcaggggaaacctttttaTATTAGTGTAGATCAAGCCAAGAGGGAAATTGTGCCGTTTATTtaacactaagggcccttccacacagccctatatcccagaatatcaaggcggaaaatcccacattacccgagtatggactcagataactcagttcaaagcagatcttgtggttATTCCtacctagatattctgggatatagggttttgtggaagggctctaatGGAGTCATCCCTGTAATTTAGTCAACACTAAGAGGAACTTAATGCAATGGGAACCAAGCCTGTTTCTTTCCCTGCCTGAGACTGGAGAGCCAAGAGAGACTACATGAAAAGGCTACACCATCCCACTTGCCTGCCAGCCCTGAAGGGACTGCCCTACTGGGCTTCCTTGCCCCCTTGGGCTGCCTCTTAGGAGGAGGCCCTGTCCCAAAGAGGGGTGGGCTGCCCTGTCTTCTGCTCAAGGTGCCGCCCAGGGAGGGGACCCTGGCTCACGGGGCAAGGGCTGGATGGGGGGCCTCACACATAGCCAGTCCCAGGAAGCCCCTTCAGGCCCCCTCCCCATCCCCGCTAGAAATGATTCTTCCCAAGGCACTGAGTTTAAACAAGCATTTAATTAGATCCTATTGGTATTAATATTGcttctgatttaaaaaaaaatcaattcccaCTTCCTGGCATGTGTATTTCAAAGTACAATATTAATCTTTTAATACAAAACAGAGCCGTTAAGCAAACACTGTTATTTGACATTTTACATTCTTCAAAAAAATACAAATCTATGTGTGTATTATGCTCTAAGGAGTTTGGAGAAGCTCTTCCTTTGGAAATACGGTACCTGTAACTCACATCTTCACATATCTCGCTCAATGCAAGGACATTTGTTCCCATTTTTCGGTTAAATTAGCACACACGTCAATGCAACACACGCAACTCCTGAGAGAAACTGGCTGCTTTGCCTCTTCATCATCTCCTCTTGGCCCTTCAGAAAGGAGGGGGGCAGGTGGGGGGCATCGCCCGCAACACCTCTCTCCCCTAGTGATGGGATGTGGGTGTCCAGAAAGGCACTTTGCAAAAGGTCTCTGAGCACCTTTGGGAGCCTGCACTGCCCCACATTGGGATGGAGCCACGTGTCCCATGTAGAAAGTGGCGTCTGAGGGGAGGGGCATTTGGCCCCCCACCAACCCATTTCTCCCTCTCCAGCCCAGTCTTCAATCTAACCTGTGGGACCTTAAACACCAGTGAAAGTCCCACTCTATCAGAGGCACCCACCCATCACACCAAATGCCCTTTTCCCATTTTGCTTCCACATAGGAAAGGCTGAGAAATCTCTTCTCCAAGACATGGCAGAGCCTTCATACCTCACAAAACTGCTAAAGTGAAGGGCAGCCCCTCCTGACATCTCCCCACATCAAGCCCCAGAAAAGAGAGTGGAGGAGCCTCTTCCATGAACAACACACTCCTCACTGAGAAGAAcgaaaggccaaaacatccatgTGCTGCTACGTATGAAGGGCCTTTGCTTGAGTGAATGGCCACTGCATAGAAGCGGGTTCTGGCCAGCGTGCTCATGACTGAAAACATTCTGTGGGTGAGACACCATTCCTACAAACACACCCAGACACACAGAGTGAATACATATCCAGTTTCCTTGGCTTTTCTCAGTGCAGAACCAGAGCCCAAGCCCCAAAACAGCAGTCACCCACATCAAAGGCAGAGGTAAGAGGGAAACCAAAGCAAGTGTGAAATAGGATTTCGAAGGAAAAGGTTGAGAAATAACACCCTGACTTTCAAAACAAACCTACACACCGCAGTTCATACCATATCCACATCACTGTCCCTGCTTCCAGGCATCTGCTGTGGTTTGATTGTGCTCCCCTGAAGAGTCAAGCTGCAGCTACTTCTGGGCCTGAGAGCTCTCCTGCCTTGGAAAGAGCGGCTGGACCCATTCCTTTTGGCTCCTCGCGGGGGTTTTGCATAGATGGGGCGTTGGCTTCACAATGCATAAAACAGGAGAGCAGCAGCGGAGGCCAGGGCTCCCACCCGAATCATTCCAGGGTGCACAGAGAGATGGGTGAACAAGGGTGCCCCTTCTAGCTACACATATTGCACAGAGATTAAgtgctcttttttttctttccttgcacACCTGCCTTAACTTCTATCAGAGCAATGAGGGAAACTACCATAAGAACTCTGGATAGTTATTATTTACAAAGAAAATTGCAGCAATCAGCGTAAAAAGAGGACTAAAGTGCATTTCAGAGCCCAGCAAGTTAGTGTCAAAGGAACAGCAAAGAACTACTTCCCTTTGCTAGTTTCCAGCAGCAGCTTCCACCCAATGCAACAGACTCCAGGTATTATCTTCCTCCTCAAATCTGGGCTGGATAGAAGAGTGCCCCTCACCCTCCCAACAGAGCTATCCAGGGCCTGGTTTCTCAACATGACAGAAGCAGTGCTTCCTGAACAGGGAGGGGGATCTTTATATAAAAGGTGGGAGGGGGCCTCACTACATCCACTACAAGCAAAGCCTTCAGTATCCACTCCAAGGCTAATGGCCCAACACAGGGCATCCATGGCAAACCAAGGCAGATCTTGGGCAATCTTTGTCTTATGGGCACAAAAGAAGGACAGGGGGAATCATCTTCTGTCTGCTAGGAAGCCTCTGGGGAGGGCTAAGCATCGGCACACACCGGAAAGGGAAGTACCAAGGCCTGGGAGATGAACAGGCCAAAGGACAGCAAGACAgccaacaaacacacacacacacacacacacacacacactcagcaAGGCCCCCCGCTGTGCCAACCAGTGCCTCGTGCCATCCAGAGGGACTCTTCCTGGCTGCGACTGCCTGATGACACCCTGACCCCACAGtcagagaaggctctcttttcTCAGAACAGCAAAGGGGCAGATGCCTAATCAGATAAAGAGTAACAGGAGCAATGGGATCAAacaaaaactaagaaaatggcagataaataacaacattttttttttaaaaaaagagacttCTCAAGACCTTACAGGCTTCTGGGTGGGGCAAGGGGAGGCTGTGTTAGGAGATTTTTCCTGAGTAAAGTTAGAAGATAAAAAATGAATTCACCGACCTGAACAGAGGCCAGTGATCAGCAGGAGCAGATGGAGCCTTGGGAAGGGCCATAGGATGTCCTGGTGAGCATCCATCTGCACGGCGTAAAGGGGAGACGCTTGCTCAGAAATGGCGCAAGGACATCACAGGCCCAAGGACCCTGCCACACCTTCACTAGCCGAATTGTTCCCCATGGCAACACCAGCTCCCCTTGACCAAGACTAACATGCCATAGGGACTTCCACCAGCCGAGAGCAAATGCCTGCCAAACTTGTATGGGAGCCTCCCTTCTGTGCTACTGCCCACTGCAACGGGTGAGCAGTTCTGACAAAGCTGTGACAGTACAAACTCTCTGAAGTCCTGGGCTACTCATGTAAACACCCAGGTGGCTGCTCTGGAGAGGCAGCAGGGCGCTGCCTTTCGGCCAGAGACCTACCAAACGGAGGACATCCAGCAGTGACATGGAACCAGGCCGTGGGCCTATGTGCAAAAAAGAGGAGGCAGCAGGCTAGCCTGCCAGCCTCCTGAGAGCAACCCGGTGGAGTGAGGAGCCCTGGAAAGAGAGACCCATGGGGCTACTGCTGCCCTTCTCCCTGCAGCTGAAGCCAGGACACCACCAACACCAATACAACTGCCTTACAAAGTGCAGATGCCCCTCCCATGAGGGCCCTCTTGTGCTGTTTCCCTTCGCCCTTTTCTAGCACACACTCAGAGACTGCAAAGAGATCCTTGGGAGCTGCACATCCTCCCCAAACCCAGCATCTCTTCCATGGCAACAAGGTGCAACTCAAAAGAAGTCATCCCACAACATCCCCCTCTCAAAGTGACCGGTTCTATGACCAGTGGCACTGCAAAGGGCCAACATGACCAAAGAGTCCAGGTGGGGCTCTTTCCCCTTGGCCTcggccttttcctccttctccatctgggAAAGATCCAGGCATTTCTCTCAACCTGCTCCTTGTGCCTTCCTGAGTCTGGAAGGGCCTCCTCACTTGGGGAAGCCACTTCTGGGTTCCAGTGCCCCAtccccctcctccaccacccCTTGCAGCAGTGCCTCAAGGGGGATCAGGGCAGAGGGGCTCTCGGAGGGACTCTGGAGGGAGAGGAAGTTGGAGACATCCATGGCACTTAAGGACTGGTTCTGGGGGGAGTCCAAGGGGTTCCCTCCCACCAGAGCGCTTGTCTCAAACGCAGCTGCCAGGTGAAGCGATCCAGCAGAGGGGGCGCTAGTGGCcacaggagaagggaaggcagaagGTGGCCCTCCcagagtggaggaggaggagggacaacTCTTGTTGCTGTTGTCACTGGTGCTGctggcagcagaagcagcagcggcTTTGTCCTTGGCGGAGTCGCGGCAGGTGCACTGGCACTGGCAGGCCTCCTCCTGCTTGATGATGATCACAGGAAGACTCAGGCCGATCTGCTGTACGGAGCTCCCTGCAGACACAGAGGAACATGGTCACTTGGGGTGGAAGGAAGCAGGCAAGCAAAGCTTGGGACCAGGCAAAGGAGCAGAAGGGCTGGGTGCCCTGCTAGCAAAACTGGGGCAGGGGCTCCCACAAGGCCTGCATACCTTCCCATATTGGAtgcaacagggagggagggagctaagGAGTGAGTCCTGGGCCCCACAATGACCCAAGGGGTGGCAGCAGTGGCTGGAGTAGCAAGGGGCTCCCAATACTAAGTGGGCAAACAGGCAGAGAGTGACAGcctcttcctcctcaatgggTGCTTCCTTACCTGCATTGCCAGAGACGGGAAGGGCAGCTGTAAAGAAGACCTTCTCCAGCACCGGAGCCTGAGGCTTTGGGAAGAGAACAAGCCATTGGTATCTCTCATGGACAAGTTATACACAAGCCaataatgtcatgcggcagcaaaaaaaaagccaatgggaatttggcctcCATAAATAGGAGGCTACATTAAGGGAAATAGGAGACTACattaagggaagtcatgctacccctctattctgccttggtcagaccacacattatttattattattaactttatttgtaccccactagcatcacccaaaggactcgatgcggcttacaaaggctaaggcctcaatacacaacataaaaatacaacctaaagcaaattaaaaacaattaaagcaatattaaacaacaaaacaacaagcaataaacaatacatcaaaaacacaataaaactgggctgggccagagtaatgggatcacaatgtgtccaattctgggcaccgcaactgaagggagatgttgacaagctggaatgcgtccagatgAAGgcaactacaatgatcaagggtttggagaacaggtcctatgaggagtggcttcaagagctagacatgtttagcctgcagaagagaaggctgagaggagacatgatgagggccatggatcaatatgtgagggCAAGTCATAGGGAgatgggagcaagcttgttttctgccgccctggagactaggacac
The sequence above is a segment of the Anolis sagrei isolate rAnoSag1 chromosome Y, rAnoSag1.mat, whole genome shotgun sequence genome. Coding sequences within it:
- the LOC137095599 gene encoding threonylcarbamoyl-AMP synthase-like, giving the protein MAAVMKMLRVTGRLARLSPRGEDGEWVAGEGKEVGAGLPGWKRGSYPLSSPGVVGAEEASSSAACLAASALRGGCLVALPTDTVYSMACLAENSRALEALYRLKGRDPGKLLAICLPNLDLLHRFCKVHVPEGLLQDLLPGPVTLVLERSKALNPDLNTYTPVGPPAFGRGSGQH